From the genome of Perca flavescens isolate YP-PL-M2 chromosome 12, PFLA_1.0, whole genome shotgun sequence, one region includes:
- the LOC114565340 gene encoding calcium-binding mitochondrial carrier protein SCaMC-1 isoform X1, giving the protein MYQTLRTCLLSNARCWDADSTRSCQDLFERLDTNKDGKVDVAELRAGLKEMGIFRQGAAQKIVSSGDQNKDGSLDLNEFSKYMKEHEKKLLLTFKSLDRNNDGRIDASEIQQSLAELGMDISRENALKILQSMDNDGTMTVDWNEWREHFLLCPAYNLEEVIRHWKHSSVLDIGDSLAIPDEFTEEEKNSGRWWKHLAAGAVAGAVSRTGTAPLDRMKVFMQVHSSKTNPISLGGGFKQMITEGGLTSLWRGNGINVLKIAPETAIKFMAYEQFKKLLSSEGNTIETHKRFMAGSLAGATAQTAIYPMEVLKTRLTLRKTGQYSGMFDCAKKILRKEGVRAFYKGYIPNLVGIIPYAGIDLAVYETLKNTWLSYHPDSPNPGVLVLVACGTMSSTCGQLASYPLALVRTRMQAQASLDASDQSSMTSLMKKVVAKDGFFGLYRGILPNFMKVIPAVSISYVVYEYMKTGLGISK; this is encoded by the exons ATGTATCAAACGTTACGGACGTGTTTACTATCAAATGCCCGGTGCTGGGATGCCGACAGTACGAGGTCATGCCAGGATTTGTTTGAGAGGCTTGATACCAATAAAGATGGGAAGGTGGACGTCGCTGAATTACGAGCGGGTCTCAAGGAAATGGGCATATTCCGCCAGGGTGCCGCACAG AAAATTGTGTCGTCTGGTGATCAGAACAAAGATGGGAGTCTCGACTTAAACGAGTTCAGCAAATACATGAAAGAGCACGAGAAGAAGCTGCTGCTGACATTCAAGAGTCTGGACCGAAACAACGATG GACGGATTGATGCCTCAGAGATCCAGCAGTCCCTTGCAGAGCTAGGCATGGATATCAGCAGAGAGAATGCCCTGAAAATATTACAGAG TATGGACAACGACGGGACCATGACAGTGGACTGGAACGAGTGGAGAGAACATTTCCTGTTATGCCCTGCTTACAACCTGGAAGAGGTCATACGCCACTGGAAACACTCCTCG GTGCTGGACATAGGTGACAGTCTTGCCATCCCGGATGAATtcactgaggaggagaagaactCAGGTCGCTGGTGGAAGCACCTGGCTGCAGGTGCAGTGGCCGGGGCCGTCTCTCGCACTGGCACTGCCCCTCTGGACAGGATGAAAGTCTTCATGCAG GTTCATTCTTCTAAGACTAACCCAATAAGTCTGGGAGGGGGCTTCAAGCAGATGATCACAGAGGGAGGTCTGACTTCACTGTGGAGGGGAAACGGCATCAACGTTTTAAAGATTGCACCTGAGACAGCAATCAAGTTCATGGCATACGAACAA TTTAAAAAGTTACTATCCTCAGAGGGCAACACCATTGAGACACACAAGAGGTTTATGGCTGGCTCTCTGGCTGGAGCCACAGCGCAGACAGCCATCTACCCAATGGAG GTATTGAAAACTAGACTCACCCTGAGGAAAACTGGCCAGTATTCAGGAATGTTTGATTGTGCCAAGAAGATCCTGAGGAAGGAGGGTGTCAGGGCTTTCTACAAGGGCTACATTCCAAACTTAGTGGGCATCATTCCCTACGCTGGGATAGACCTTGCTGTTTATGAG ACTCTGAAGAACACGTGGCTGTCGTACCACCCTGACTCCCCTAACCCTGGAGTTCTGGTGTTGGTGGCCTGCGGGACCATGTCCAGTACCTGTGGCCAGCTGGCCAGCTATCCACTCGCACTTGTGCGCACACGGATGCAGGCACAAG CGTCCCTGGATGCATCAGACCAGTCCTCCATGACCAGTCTGATGAAGAAGGTTGTAGCCAAAGATGGCTTTTTCGGACTCTACCGGGGCATCCTGCCAAACTTCATGAAAGTCATTCCCGCTGTCAGCATTAGCTATGTGGTTTACGAGTACATGAAGACTGGCTTAGGAATTTCCAAATGA
- the prkab2 gene encoding 5'-AMP-activated protein kinase subunit beta-2 isoform X2, with protein sequence MGNTSDRVSGERHGAKAHRSDSSGSHKDQEPSGKMVDSTDDPNIFNTHGPEAKARPTVIRWAGGGKEVYIAGSFNNWSTKIPLNKSHNDFVAILDLPEGEHQYKFFVDGQWVHDPSEAVVTSQLGTINNLIQVKKSDFEVFDALHVDSLECSDTSDLSSSPPGPYGQEQYSFKPEEHFKAPPILPPHLLQVILNKDTNISCDPALLPEPNHVMLNHLYALSIKDGVMVLSATHRYKKKYVTSLLYKPI encoded by the exons ATGGGCAACACAAGTGACAGGGTGTCTGGAGAGCGCCATGGAGCCAAAGCCCACCGCTCGGACAGCAGCGGCAGTCACAAAGACCAAGAGCCCAGCGGCAAGATGGTGGACAGCACAGATGACCCCAACATCTTCAACACCCACGGGCCAGAGGCCAAG GCTCGACCCACGGTCATCCGCTGGGCTGGGGGGGGGAAGGAGGTCTACATAGCTGGTTCCTTTAATAACTGGAGCACCAAGATACCACTAAATAAGAG CCATAATGACTTTGTAGCGATCCTGGACCTTCCAGAAGGAGAGCACCAGTACAAGTTTTTTGTAGATGGACAGTGGGTCCACGATCCCTCAGAG GCGGTTGTAACCAGTCAGCTCGGCACCATCAACAACCTGATCCAGGTGAAGAAGTCCGACTTTGAGGTGTTTGACGCCTTGCATGTAGACTCTCTGGAGTGCTCCGACACATCAG ACCTGTCCAGCTCCCCCCCAGGTCCGTATGGGCAGGAGCAGTACAGCTTCAAACCTGAGGAGCATTTCAAAGCCCCACCCATCCTCCCTCCTCACCTCCTTCAAGTCATCCTCAACAAGGACACCAACATATCC TGTGACCCCGCCCTGCTGCCTGAACCCAACCACGTCATGCTAAACCACCTTTACGCCCTCTCGATTAAG GATGGAGTAATGGTGCTGAGCGCGACTCACCGATACAAGAAGAAATACGTCACCTCTCTGCTTTACAAGCCTATCTAA
- the prpf38b gene encoding pre-mRNA-splicing factor 38B, with product MANVGNQLPTQAVSKPAPGKHGNVLPLWGNEKTMNLNPMILTNVLSSPYFKVQLYELKTYHEVVDEIYFKVTHAEPWEKGSRKTAGQTGMCGGVRGVGTGGIVSTAFCLLYKLFTLKLTRKQLMGLITHTDSPYIRALGFMYIRYTQPPADLVEWYDGFLDDEEELDVKAGGGCVMTIGEMLRSFLTKLEWFSTLFPRIPVPVQKIIDQQMKARPRKVAPKETQQQEEEEAAVAEAGGQGERRHSRTPRRTPSPRRSPKRSRSRSHHREKERHGPSFDRELERERDRQKKERDGRDRDRGERERRRSRSADRNQDRRERRRSRSGSRERRNERKDKERDGGEDKSRRKDREHHKDRGTERERSKDKKNRGETDDRRHKDDRERHREERKAKRLSRSRSRDRRHRSGGEEKSRKIEGSHSRDKDRERDGEQRSHKSSGSKERSHHQRESSNDHCKHSEGRSRSTE from the exons ATGGCTAACGTCGGAAACCAGCTACCAACACAGGCCGTTAGCAAGCCTGCACCAGGAAAACATGGAAATGTATTGCCCCTGTGGGGCAACGAAAAGACAATGAACCTCAACCCAATGATTCTTACGAATGTGCTGTCTTCGCCGTATTTCAAAGTTCAGCTTTATGAGCTAAAGACCTACCATGAAGTTGTGGACGAAATCTACTTCAAG GTGACTCACGCTGAGCCCTGGGAAAAAGGAAGCAGAAAGACTGCAGGCCAGACTGGAATGTGCGGAGGG GTGCGTGGAGTTGGGACCGGTGGTATTGTGTCTACTGCTTTCTGTCTTCTATACAAACTGTTTACTCTCAAGCTGACTCGCAAACAGCTGATGGGTCTGATCACTCACACAGACTCTCCATACATCAGAGCACTTGGCTTCATGTACATAAG ATACACTCAGCCTCCAGCAGATTTGGTAGAATGGTATGATGGCTTCCTGGATGATGAGGAG GAGCTGGATGTGAAGGCTGGGGGTGGCTGTGTGATGACCATTGGAGAGATGCTGCGCTCCTTCCTCACCAAACTGGAGTGGTTCTCCACTCTGTTCCCCCGTATCCCCGTGCCTGTGCAGAAGATTATTGACCAGCAGATGAAGGCAAGGCCTCGTAAAGTTGCTCCAAAGGAAAcgcagcagcaggaggaagaggaggctgcagtggCAGAGGCAGGGGGGCAAGGGGAGAGACGCCACTCCAG GACACCCAGGCGGACACCAAGCCCCCGAAGGTCACCCAAACGGTCGAGAAGCAGAAGCCACCACCGTGAGAAAGAACGCCACGGCCCCAGCTTTGACCGAGAGCTGGAGAGAGAGCGTGACCGCCAGAAGAAGGAGAGGGACGGCAGGGACCGGGAccgaggggagagggagagacggCGGTCCCGCAGTGCAGACAGGAACCAAGACCGGCGCGAACGCAGAAGGAGTCGCAGTGGCAGCCGGGAACGAAGGAACGAACgcaaagacaaagaaagggaCGGCGGGGAGGACAAGAGCAGGAGGAAGGACAGGGAACACCACAAAGATAGAGGCACTGAGAGGGAGAGGTCCAAGGATAAAAAGAACAGGGGAGAGACTGATGACAGGAGGCACAAAGACGACAGGGAGAGGcacagagaagagaggaaggcCAAAAGGTTGAGCCGGAGTCGAAGCAGGGACAGGAGGCACCGAAGTGGGGGAGAGGAGAAGAGCAGGAAAATAGAGGGCAGCCACAGCAGAGATAAAGACAGGGAGCGAGATGGAGAACAGCGGTCTCACAAAAGTAGCGGTAGCAAGGAGAGGAGCCATCATCAGCGAGAGTCCAGTAATGACCATTGTAAACATAGTGAAGGCAGGAGTCGGAGCACTGAGTAA
- the LOC114565340 gene encoding calcium-binding mitochondrial carrier protein SCaMC-1 isoform X2, giving the protein MKEHEKKLLLTFKSLDRNNDGRIDASEIQQSLAELGMDISRENALKILQSMDNDGTMTVDWNEWREHFLLCPAYNLEEVIRHWKHSSVLDIGDSLAIPDEFTEEEKNSGRWWKHLAAGAVAGAVSRTGTAPLDRMKVFMQVHSSKTNPISLGGGFKQMITEGGLTSLWRGNGINVLKIAPETAIKFMAYEQFKKLLSSEGNTIETHKRFMAGSLAGATAQTAIYPMEVLKTRLTLRKTGQYSGMFDCAKKILRKEGVRAFYKGYIPNLVGIIPYAGIDLAVYETLKNTWLSYHPDSPNPGVLVLVACGTMSSTCGQLASYPLALVRTRMQAQASLDASDQSSMTSLMKKVVAKDGFFGLYRGILPNFMKVIPAVSISYVVYEYMKTGLGISK; this is encoded by the exons ATGAAAGAGCACGAGAAGAAGCTGCTGCTGACATTCAAGAGTCTGGACCGAAACAACGATG GACGGATTGATGCCTCAGAGATCCAGCAGTCCCTTGCAGAGCTAGGCATGGATATCAGCAGAGAGAATGCCCTGAAAATATTACAGAG TATGGACAACGACGGGACCATGACAGTGGACTGGAACGAGTGGAGAGAACATTTCCTGTTATGCCCTGCTTACAACCTGGAAGAGGTCATACGCCACTGGAAACACTCCTCG GTGCTGGACATAGGTGACAGTCTTGCCATCCCGGATGAATtcactgaggaggagaagaactCAGGTCGCTGGTGGAAGCACCTGGCTGCAGGTGCAGTGGCCGGGGCCGTCTCTCGCACTGGCACTGCCCCTCTGGACAGGATGAAAGTCTTCATGCAG GTTCATTCTTCTAAGACTAACCCAATAAGTCTGGGAGGGGGCTTCAAGCAGATGATCACAGAGGGAGGTCTGACTTCACTGTGGAGGGGAAACGGCATCAACGTTTTAAAGATTGCACCTGAGACAGCAATCAAGTTCATGGCATACGAACAA TTTAAAAAGTTACTATCCTCAGAGGGCAACACCATTGAGACACACAAGAGGTTTATGGCTGGCTCTCTGGCTGGAGCCACAGCGCAGACAGCCATCTACCCAATGGAG GTATTGAAAACTAGACTCACCCTGAGGAAAACTGGCCAGTATTCAGGAATGTTTGATTGTGCCAAGAAGATCCTGAGGAAGGAGGGTGTCAGGGCTTTCTACAAGGGCTACATTCCAAACTTAGTGGGCATCATTCCCTACGCTGGGATAGACCTTGCTGTTTATGAG ACTCTGAAGAACACGTGGCTGTCGTACCACCCTGACTCCCCTAACCCTGGAGTTCTGGTGTTGGTGGCCTGCGGGACCATGTCCAGTACCTGTGGCCAGCTGGCCAGCTATCCACTCGCACTTGTGCGCACACGGATGCAGGCACAAG CGTCCCTGGATGCATCAGACCAGTCCTCCATGACCAGTCTGATGAAGAAGGTTGTAGCCAAAGATGGCTTTTTCGGACTCTACCGGGGCATCCTGCCAAACTTCATGAAAGTCATTCCCGCTGTCAGCATTAGCTATGTGGTTTACGAGTACATGAAGACTGGCTTAGGAATTTCCAAATGA
- the LOC114565341 gene encoding protein FAM102B, with protein MSFILIKKKRFKFKVHFDLDELSSVPFVNGVLFCKVRLLDGGFAEESSRESVQANCVHWRKKFSFVCKMSANAGTGVLDPCLCRVSVRKELKGGKTFAKLCDLNLSEFAGSGSTTRRCLLEGYDTKNTRQDNSILKVVITTQLMSGDPCFKTPPSTAMTLGISQAEAECLLEDRKGGDKHIFHSLTVKSVSVPDELGAYGHSRTPSHASQHSKISGYSSNHSSLTDLCHRRSVSAGSASIGIGSIPEPSDQRGESRTTPPFSATCQHAPEHSSTPAKVPSRHPVKQDSVENQLKRVDATRVDADDIIEKILQSQDFSHGFLDSSAEEEGLSLFVGPGGSTALGSQHMRVAAGAFEQVVIKR; from the exons ATGTCGTTCATTCTTATAAAGAAGAAGAGATTTAAATTTAAAGTACACTTCGACTTGGACGAATTGTCATCGGTTCCCTTCGTAAACGGAGTTTTATTCTGTAAAGTTAGACTCCTTGATGGGGGCTTTGCCGAAGAGTCGTCTCG GGAGTCAGTCCAGGCCAACTGTGTACACTGGAGGAAGAAATTCTCTTTTGTTTGTAAGATGAGTGCCAATGCTGGGACAGGTGTACTAGACCCCTGTTTGTGCCGGGTGTCTGTGCGCAAG gaATTGAAGGGTGGAAAAACTTTTGCAAAG TTGTGTGATTTGAACCTGTCTGAGTTTGCTGGGTCTGGCAGCACCACGCGACGGTGTCTCCTAGAGGGATATGACACCAAGAACACCAGACAGGACAACTCAATTCTGAAG GTTGTCATCACAACACAACTCATGTCTGGAGACCCCTGTTTTAAAAC TCCCCCATCTACAGCCATGACTCTGGGAATCTCACAGGCTGAAGCAGAGTGTCTCCTTGAGGACAGAAAGGGAGGGGACAAGCACATATTCCATTCACTCACTG TAAAGTCCGTATCAGTTCCAGATGAGCTTGGAGCATATGGTCACTCTAGAACACCCAGCCATGCGAGTCAGCATTCAAAAATCTCAG GTTACAGCTCAAATCACTCCAGTTTAACTGATCTTTGCCATCGGAGGAGTGTGTCTGCGGGTTCTGCCTCCATAGGCATCGGCAGCATCCCGGAACCTAGTGATCAGCGGGGGGAGAGCAGGACCACTCCCCCATTCTCAGCAACCTGTCAACACGCACCTGAACACTCCTCTACCCCTGCTAAAGTTCCAag TAGACATCCAGTAAAGCAGGACTCCGTGGAGAATCAGCTGAAGAGAGTTGATGCCACCAGGGTGGATGCTGATGACATAATAGAGAAAATCCTGCAGAGCCAGGATTTCAGCCATGGCTTCTTGGACTCCAGTGCAGAGG AGGAGGGGCTCAGCTTGTTCGTTGGTCCTGGTGGGAGTACAGCCTTGGGAAGCCAGCATATGAG GGTCGCAGCTGGAGCCTTTGAGCAGGTGGTGATCAAGCGCTAG
- the prkab2 gene encoding 5'-AMP-activated protein kinase subunit beta-2 isoform X1 gives MGNTSDRVSGERHGAKAHRSDSSGSHKDQEPSGKMVDSTDDPNIFNTHGPEAKALEEKESDVIEQMNTGPQARPTVIRWAGGGKEVYIAGSFNNWSTKIPLNKSHNDFVAILDLPEGEHQYKFFVDGQWVHDPSEAVVTSQLGTINNLIQVKKSDFEVFDALHVDSLECSDTSDLSSSPPGPYGQEQYSFKPEEHFKAPPILPPHLLQVILNKDTNISCDPALLPEPNHVMLNHLYALSIKDGVMVLSATHRYKKKYVTSLLYKPI, from the exons ATGGGCAACACAAGTGACAGGGTGTCTGGAGAGCGCCATGGAGCCAAAGCCCACCGCTCGGACAGCAGCGGCAGTCACAAAGACCAAGAGCCCAGCGGCAAGATGGTGGACAGCACAGATGACCCCAACATCTTCAACACCCACGGGCCAGAGGCCAAG GCGTTAGAAGAGAAAGAATCAGATGTGATTGAGCAGATGAACACTGGTCCTCAGGCTCGACCCACGGTCATCCGCTGGGCTGGGGGGGGGAAGGAGGTCTACATAGCTGGTTCCTTTAATAACTGGAGCACCAAGATACCACTAAATAAGAG CCATAATGACTTTGTAGCGATCCTGGACCTTCCAGAAGGAGAGCACCAGTACAAGTTTTTTGTAGATGGACAGTGGGTCCACGATCCCTCAGAG GCGGTTGTAACCAGTCAGCTCGGCACCATCAACAACCTGATCCAGGTGAAGAAGTCCGACTTTGAGGTGTTTGACGCCTTGCATGTAGACTCTCTGGAGTGCTCCGACACATCAG ACCTGTCCAGCTCCCCCCCAGGTCCGTATGGGCAGGAGCAGTACAGCTTCAAACCTGAGGAGCATTTCAAAGCCCCACCCATCCTCCCTCCTCACCTCCTTCAAGTCATCCTCAACAAGGACACCAACATATCC TGTGACCCCGCCCTGCTGCCTGAACCCAACCACGTCATGCTAAACCACCTTTACGCCCTCTCGATTAAG GATGGAGTAATGGTGCTGAGCGCGACTCACCGATACAAGAAGAAATACGTCACCTCTCTGCTTTACAAGCCTATCTAA